In Eriocheir sinensis breed Jianghai 21 unplaced genomic scaffold, ASM2467909v1 Scaffold103, whole genome shotgun sequence, a genomic segment contains:
- the LOC126989048 gene encoding uncharacterized protein LOC126989048 isoform X4, whose amino-acid sequence MTAVVTGVGGDDGGGDGSDGGDGDGSVDGGGGDDGVRPSAVIGVSRHVHSTNSTSIDIGSGSDRHKKKRRKNKRRRRRRMKGTHRNQMTLPNEEEEEEDWEEDEEHRRSPLA is encoded by the exons atgacagcggtggtgacaggtgttggtggtgatgacggcggtggtgatggcagtgatggtggtgatggtgatggcagtgttgatggtggtggtggtgatgatggtgttagaccCTCAGCAGTGATTGGGGTCAGCCGCCATGTCCactccaccaattccacctccattGACATCGGCAGCGGCAGTGATAG acataagaagaagaggaggaagaacaagaggaggaggaggaggaggatgaaggggacacacaggaatcaaatg acactaccaaacgaagaagaggaggaggaggactgggaagaagacgaggaacacaggaggagcccattg
- the LOC126989048 gene encoding uncharacterized protein LOC126989048 isoform X3, translated as MTAVVTGVGGDDGGGDGSDGGDGDGSVDGGGGDDGVRPSAVIGVSRHVHSTNSTSIDIGSGSDRHKKKRRKNKRRRRRRMKGTHRNQMAKQCREGGGRRRGGSTKDNLCCSGYQLLHSWDWHNICMPL; from the exons atgacagcggtggtgacaggtgttggtggtgatgacggcggtggtgatggcagtgatggtggtgatggtgatggcagtgttgatggtggtggtggtgatgatggtgttagaccCTCAGCAGTGATTGGGGTCAGCCGCCATGTCCactccaccaattccacctccattGACATCGGCAGCGGCAGTGATAG acataagaagaagaggaggaagaacaagaggaggaggaggaggaggatgaaggggacacacaggaatcaaatg GCCAAGCagtgcagagaaggaggaggaagaagaagaggaggat CTACCAAGGACAACCTCTGCTGCTCCGGGTATCAACTCCTGCACTCCTGGGACTGGCATAACATCTGCATGCCCTTGTAA